The genome window ATCGAGCTGATGGCCGGTGGCGCGGAGCTCCAGAGCCTGCTGACGGGTGTCGAGAGGGGACAGGTCGGTGTCGGAGACGACAGCAGCGCGGTCTGAGGCCGGACGGCAGGTGCGCCGCTACGACACCGAGCTGCTCGCCGGTCGCGACCGGCTGCTCGAGGTCGACCCGGACGCCGACCTGGCGACCCACCGGGCGGCGCTCGCCGAGGCGATGGCCCACTTCGCGCGCGAGTCCGACGACGAGGTCGAGACCCGCGACGTGACGGTGGCGGGCGAGGGCCGGCCGCTGCGGCTGCGGGTCCACGAGCCACGCGCCGGCGTCACCGGTGGTCTGCTGTGGCTGCACGGCGGCGCGTTCTCGCTCGGGGAGCCCGGCGTGGACGACGACCTCTGCCAGGAGCTCGCGGTGCGTCACGGGCTGCTGGTCGCGGCGCCCGACTACCGCCTCGCGCCCGAGCACCCCTTCCCCGCCGCCGAGCGCGACGCGGCCGTGGCGCTCTCGTGGCTCCAGCGGGAGCTGGCGGCGACCGTCGCGGCGGACGCGCCGTCGCCCCGACGCCTGGTCGTGGCCGGGGCCAGCGCCGGCGGCTCGCTCGCGCTGCGGACCACCCTGCACGCGGTGGCCGCTGGCTCCGAGGTGGAGCGGCTGGTGCTGGTCTACCCGGTCGTCCACGACCGGCAGGACTCGGGCTCCATGCGGCGCTACACCACCGCACCGGTGTTCGACTCCGAGCAGGCCGAGCTCATGTGGGACCGCTACCGAGGACCCGCGGCGAGCGGGCCGTGGCCCTCGCCGCTGCTCGACGACCGGCTGCCGCTGCTGCCGCACACGCTCGTCCTGCTCGC of Motilibacter peucedani contains these proteins:
- a CDS encoding alpha/beta hydrolase fold domain-containing protein, with protein sequence MRRYDTELLAGRDRLLEVDPDADLATHRAALAEAMAHFARESDDEVETRDVTVAGEGRPLRLRVHEPRAGVTGGLLWLHGGAFSLGEPGVDDDLCQELAVRHGLLVAAPDYRLAPEHPFPAAERDAAVALSWLQRELAATVAADAPSPRRLVVAGASAGGSLALRTTLHAVAAGSEVERLVLVYPVVHDRQDSGSMRRYTTAPVFDSEQAELMWDRYRGPAASGPWPSPLLDDRLPLLPHTLVLLAEHDPLRDEELELVRALLDARVPVHARLAAGTYHAYDRFAPQSRAAAELWREVHEFLARPPLAPAEW